The proteins below are encoded in one region of Campylobacter helveticus:
- a CDS encoding COG3014 family protein, giving the protein MKFKFSLVLIGLGALLFSACSNGAKTNATFENALVNKYCDENFFATNLQKLEKNDDVIYTGLNVGLIARNCGDFNKSNVFFDKAEESYKYDVDLQNVGKKGAKVVATTLINDTIVDYEGSLYERIMVNVYKGLNFMSLNDYENARVEFNRALMRQEKAKEYFAKEIEKNREELKKAKEDPNYKQNMNENAKVINKEYEHLFESFDTTKKFVNPYATYLASVFFFMDRDYRKANDLFREVAVINPKNAEIGKQAKLFKSSSQRLSKSKKKYIFVVYENGFGVIKDDFTLTLPFLVDKKVISTSVALQTLKKREPSFEFVSANGEKSKQIVDLDDIVATEFKLNMPAMITKALAQTILKTSLNLVVANNDNTGGWFTLASSVATAATNAADVRSWRGLPKNISVVMVENKGELSVKNPQGVEIFNSNLDKNKNALVLVRSFSPVLPANVSVIEK; this is encoded by the coding sequence ATGAAATTTAAATTTAGTTTAGTCCTTATTGGTTTGGGAGCTTTATTATTTAGTGCTTGCTCAAATGGTGCTAAAACAAATGCAACCTTTGAAAATGCTTTGGTAAATAAGTATTGTGATGAGAATTTTTTCGCTACAAATTTGCAAAAATTAGAAAAAAATGATGATGTAATTTACACGGGCTTAAATGTAGGCTTAATCGCTAGAAATTGTGGAGATTTTAATAAAAGTAATGTCTTTTTTGATAAGGCTGAAGAGTCTTATAAATATGATGTGGATTTACAAAATGTCGGCAAAAAGGGTGCTAAGGTCGTTGCAACAACTTTAATTAATGATACCATAGTCGATTATGAGGGTTCTTTGTATGAAAGAATTATGGTTAATGTTTATAAGGGCTTGAATTTTATGAGCTTAAATGATTATGAAAACGCCAGAGTGGAATTTAACCGCGCTCTAATGCGTCAAGAAAAGGCTAAAGAATATTTTGCAAAAGAGATTGAAAAAAATAGAGAAGAGCTTAAAAAAGCTAAAGAAGACCCAAATTATAAACAAAATATGAATGAAAATGCTAAGGTTATCAATAAAGAATACGAGCATTTATTCGAATCTTTCGATACGACCAAGAAATTTGTAAATCCTTATGCGACTTATTTAGCTTCGGTGTTTTTCTTTATGGATAGAGATTATAGAAAAGCAAATGACCTTTTTAGAGAGGTGGCGGTTATAAATCCTAAAAATGCGGAAATTGGGAAACAAGCAAAGCTTTTTAAAAGTTCTTCGCAAAGACTTTCCAAAAGCAAGAAAAAATATATTTTTGTCGTTTATGAAAATGGCTTTGGCGTGATAAAAGATGATTTTACTCTAACACTTCCTTTTTTAGTGGATAAAAAAGTGATTAGCACAAGTGTAGCTTTGCAAACATTGAAGAAAAGAGAGCCTTCTTTTGAATTTGTTAGCGCAAATGGAGAAAAGAGCAAGCAAATTGTAGATTTAGATGATATTGTTGCGACAGAATTTAAGCTTAATATGCCAGCAATGATTACTAAAGCTTTGGCTCAAACTATACTTAAAACAAGCCTTAATTTAGTTGTGGCAAATAATGACAATACAGGTGGTTGGTTCACTTTGGCAAGCTCTGTGGCGACAGCAGCGACAAATGCGGCTGATGTGAGAAGTTGGAGAGGCTTACCGAAAAATATCTCAGTCGTTATGGTAGAAAACAAAGGCGAGTTAAGCGTGAAAAATCCGCAAGGGGTAGAAATTTTTAACTCCAATTTAGATAAAAATAAAAATGCTCTTGTGCTTGTGCGTTCTTTTTCGCCTGTATTACCTGCAAATGTCAGCGTGATAGAAAAATAG
- a CDS encoding anaerobic C4-dicarboxylate transporter, giving the protein MDIMVILELIVLLGAIFVGIRLGGIAIGYAGGLGVVILSLVLGMKPGSIPWDVILIIAAAIAAISAMQQAGGLDYMVRVVEKLLRANPRFINYLAPACGWLLTILAGTGNAVFSLMPVVVDVAKSQNIRPSAPLSLMVVSSQIGITASPVSAAVVYMSGVLEGFGWNYPTLIGIWIATTFIACMLTAFIVSLITPLDLSKDPVYQERLKAGLVKDAGEILHGTDKPGAKLSVGIFLFTVLAVVLYATAISNNIKWIDPVIMPRDAAIMSFLLTAAALITWLCKVEPGKILDTSVFKSGMTACVCVFGVAWLGNTFVAGHEQAIKDVAGEWVKQTPALLAVAFFFASMLLYSQAATAKAITPVIISALGIATVTDSAMLVACFAAVSALFVLPTYPTLLGAVQMDDTGSTRIGKFIFNHAFFLPGVLAIAIAVALGFLVVSLF; this is encoded by the coding sequence ATGGATATTATGGTTATTTTAGAACTTATCGTTCTTTTGGGGGCGATATTTGTCGGTATTAGATTGGGTGGTATAGCGATTGGCTATGCTGGTGGGCTTGGTGTTGTGATTTTATCACTTGTTTTAGGTATGAAGCCAGGAAGCATTCCTTGGGATGTTATCTTAATCATTGCCGCTGCAATCGCTGCCATTTCAGCAATGCAGCAAGCTGGCGGACTTGATTATATGGTGCGTGTGGTTGAAAAGCTTTTAAGAGCAAATCCTAGATTTATCAACTACCTAGCTCCAGCTTGTGGTTGGCTACTTACTATCTTGGCAGGAACAGGAAATGCGGTATTCTCCCTTATGCCTGTTGTTGTTGATGTGGCTAAGTCTCAAAACATAAGACCTTCAGCACCTCTTTCTTTGATGGTTGTTTCTTCACAAATTGGCATTACAGCATCTCCAGTAAGTGCAGCTGTGGTTTATATGAGTGGTGTGCTAGAGGGATTTGGCTGGAATTATCCTACCTTGATAGGAATTTGGATTGCCACAACTTTCATTGCTTGTATGCTAACTGCTTTCATCGTTAGCCTTATCACTCCGCTTGATTTGAGTAAAGACCCTGTATATCAAGAGCGTTTAAAGGCTGGTTTGGTTAAAGATGCAGGCGAAATTCTTCACGGCACAGATAAGCCAGGCGCAAAACTTTCTGTGGGAATTTTCCTATTTACAGTTTTGGCTGTGGTTTTATACGCAACTGCAATTTCAAATAATATCAAGTGGATTGACCCTGTGATTATGCCTAGAGATGCAGCCATTATGAGCTTCTTGCTTACCGCTGCGGCTTTGATTACTTGGCTTTGTAAGGTAGAGCCGGGCAAAATTTTAGATACTAGCGTATTTAAAAGTGGTATGACAGCTTGTGTTTGTGTATTTGGTGTGGCTTGGCTTGGAAATACTTTCGTTGCGGGACACGAACAAGCGATTAAAGATGTCGCTGGTGAGTGGGTTAAACAAACTCCAGCTTTATTAGCAGTGGCATTTTTCTTTGCTAGTATGCTTCTTTATTCTCAAGCAGCTACAGCTAAGGCGATTACCCCTGTTATCATTTCTGCTTTAGGTATAGCAACAGTTACAGATTCTGCTATGCTCGTGGCTTGTTTTGCGGCGGTTTCTGCACTTTTCGTTTTACCAACTTATCCAACTTTGCTTGGTGCAGTGCAAATGGACGATACAGGCTCAACAAGAATAGGTAAATTTATCTTTAACCACGCTTTCTTCTTGCCAGGCGTTTTGGCAATCGCGATTGCCGTAGCTTTAGGCTTCTTGGTCGTTTCACTATTCTAA